Genomic window (Primulina eburnea isolate SZY01 chromosome 8, ASM2296580v1, whole genome shotgun sequence):
GTTACAGAAACAGAAAGTGGCGAGGATCTACAACAAAAGAGTTAATAAGAAAAGTTTCCATGAAGGAGAGATAGTGTGGAAGACCATACTACCACTAGGAACAAAGGATAGGGAGCTGGACAAATGGTCTCCCAACTTGGAGGGACCATTCAAGGTACATAAGGTGTTAGACGGAAATGCATATTGGCTATCAAAAATAGATGGCCATCCACACAAAAGATGCATAAACGGCAAGTATCTCAAGCCGTATTTTCCAAGTATGAGAGAAAAAGTAGGAAAAGCTTGCGAGTGAAGCAAACACGAAGGCTAATATTCAGTGGGGAGTTGGCCTTCATGGCCACTTTTGTATATattaagttctttatttaaagatttcatgTGAGGTAGGCCTTAGGGCCACTGAAATAAATTTCTTTTGCTTATGATTCAACAATAAAATTGATCGGAAAGAGTGGGACAGTAAGCCACTTTCATTCATTATCGTTGAAGGTCCTTTATTTCACTAGGGAGTTGGCCTTATGGCCACTTATTTCCAATGTTTTTATGGTACCAGAAATCCTGGTGAAATATACCATACCGCCATTATAAATTGGTTGTTTGCATGTGCAGTGACAGACTCATGAAGTAGGCCTTGAGCTTATGGTCACAAGAGtttaaaatatctattttcacagtCAGAACTAAATATaaggcaacgtagatggcttgatttgctgaaagattttgattgtggaATCAAATATTACCCAGGGaaatcaaatgcagcagctgatgcactgagtcgaaaattatgttctttatccctatcgacgattggtgtctcggatttgattgaagattgccaTCTTTCTGGATTTGTATTTGGGGGTAATCAGACAgggaaaaaagaaaagagaacTGACCCGGAGGGGACGTGAAAAAAAACTACTCAAAACCCGCAAGGGTGAGCCGGTAATGAGCACAAGTGTGGTGCACGCTCGTGCGGGCGGGGGTGCGCTGGGCGAGCGCTGGGTGAGCGCTGGGCGAGCTCGTGGCAAGGTGTGTGCGCGCGGCTGGGCGGGCGCTTGGTGAGCTCGTGGCAGAGGCGAGCGTGCAGCAGAGCGAGCTCGTGGCAGGGTGTGTGCGCGTGGCTGGGCAGGCGCTGGGCGAGCTCGTGGCAGGGTGTGTGCGCGCGGCTGGGCAGGCACTAGGCGAGCTCGTGGCAGGGGTGAGCGTGCGGCTGGGCGAGCTCGTGGCAGGGTGTGTGCAGGCGCTGGGCGAGCTCCTGACAGGGGTGAGCGTGCGGCTGGGCGAGCGTCGTGGCAGGGGTGAGCGTGCGGCTGGGCGAGCTCTTGGTAGGGTGTGTGCGCGCGGCTGGGCGAGCTCATGGCAGGGGCGAGCGTGCGGCAGGGAGAGAAATGGGCGAGCTCGTGGCAGGGCTGTGCGCGCGGCAGGGACGAGCTCGTGGACAAGGCGCTGGGCGCTTGTGTGCGCGTCGAGCGAGCTCATGGTAGGGGCGAGGCGTCGGGCGAGCTTGCGGCAAGAGCGCTGAGCGGGGCACTCGGACGAGGGTGAGAGCGGCTAGAGTGTGGCGATATCGCGGGTTGGGAGAGGCGCTGGCTCTGGCGGTGGCTGCGCGCTAGGCGAGGCGCTGGCTCGGACTGTGGCGGGTGGTGGCTGCGCCCTGGGCGAGGGGCTGACTCATGTGCGACGGTGATGACGGGGTGATGATGAAGCTGCGTTAGGGTTAACGCGCAGGTGAAGCGTGGGTGGGGAAGAGCTGGTGAATGAATTGCAGAGAAAATTTTTTGTGGAAGAAATGAGAATGAAATAAAAGGTGATCTCTATTTATAGGAGAGGTCCAACCAAATCTTTCCTCTCAAAGCGAGATtgcgatttgatttgatatctttCCCTTCAGAGCAGGATTACGTTTTGATTTGGAAAGAGACTGACGAACGTAAGAAAGAAAATGCACGTCCTCACCCTTGCGAGTGATTGTTTCTAGAGAGCTTTTGGGGGCGTTGCCCCCAAACCCCCACGACCTGATTGGGTAGGTCGATCCTCGTAAATTTCGCAGCGGCAAACATCGTTCGTTAACGACAAACGAAATAAATTTCTCTAACACGGTATGCCTTCGTCACTGGTAAATCGAGGAGATCGCAGTTAATCGAACTTTGAACCTATGATTCAGTTCGAATAGGGAGGaggagactggtgataccccatggatgagcCCACTACCCCTGGCTCATCTCAAGCCCAAATGGTAGACAAGCCCATCAAgagcccaggtattctcctataaataccaggtttgagcgtatgatatttcattcactatattgtttcaCCAGCACCCTTAGCTACTCTCATCATATATcttcagtcactgacttgagcgtcgcaAGGGCTAcaccaggacaccctcctggcccccttctaataatcttatttgtgatttcaggctcaagGTAGTTTCCTAACATGCATCTGACTATTGACACTTACTGGAAGCAGACCCTAAATTTCCTGTGAGTATCAGgttcttatttttatttaggTGAGAAATTGTAAATATGTGTGAAagttgatttgtttgatataaAAGTACATAAATTATTAACATTGTGTGTATCGGATTTTAAGTGTTGTCTACAGGTGTTATAACACATATC
Coding sequences:
- the LOC140839247 gene encoding uncharacterized protein, which translates into the protein MQTSKRTATGVSPFSLTFGHDAVLPLEIMVPSMRVAKQNELSLEHYNEAMIMELEELDELRIQECNALLLQKQKVARIYNKRVNKKSFHEGEIVWKTILPLGTKDRELDKWSPNLEGPFKVHKVLDGNAYWLSKIDGHPHKRCINGKYLKPYFPSMREKVGKACE